A single region of the Mercenaria mercenaria strain notata chromosome 6, MADL_Memer_1, whole genome shotgun sequence genome encodes:
- the LOC128558029 gene encoding transmembrane protein 143-like yields MKKENMPKPKLYYKRVVIALRFKRDQKLMLKSFKEIPVNALEMMLPDGKIKISKMDKGLIATSVSIAVMGIVAKIVTLLASMNVDWMLILSGVTGLADVQSWTINKNKRNRYLADLSRLLYFKNVANNRGLLALLVDRAEDESFKEALLVYTFLLANRPSTMYDKRSVEIYLILLANRPSTMYNKRSIEMSPAELGGLTAVQLEGRIEKWIYQVTGTEVEVESLEAINLLKKFGIQCEIDNKLHVLPLMAALHNLPQSVVARTTESDIFEGYDRDVFMETEEQYQEEEKVQKRIGWF; encoded by the exons ATGAAGAAAGAAAACATGCCAAAACCCAAGTTGTACTACAAACGTGTTGTGATCGCATTAAGATTTAAACGAGACCAAAAACTCATGCTTAAGTCTTTCAAGGAAATTCCTGTGAATGCTCTGGAAATGATGCTTCCAGATGGGAAAATCAAAATCAGTAAAATGGACAAAGGTTTAATTGCAACTTCTGTTAGTATTGCCGTGATGGGCATTGTAGCGAAGATAGTAACACTCCTGGCATCCATGAATGTTGATTGGATGCTTATCCTGAGTGGTGTAACTGGGTTGGCAGACGTGCAGAGCTGgacaataaacaaaaacaaaaggaatAGATATCTGGCAGATTTATCAAGGCTTTTGTACTTCAAGAATGTGGCCAATAATCGTGGTTTGTTGGCATTGCTTGTAGACAGGGCAGAAGATGAGTCCTTCAAGGAGGCTTTATTGGTGTACACATTTCTACTTGCTAACAGGCCGAGTACAATGTATGACAAGAGAAGTGTTGAAAT ATACCTCATTCTACTTGCTAACAGGCCGAGTACAATGTATAACAAGAGAAGTATTGAAATGTCACCTGCTGAGTTAG gtGGGCTAACTGCTGTTCAGTTGGAAGGAAGGATAGAGAAGTGGATTTATCAAGTGACTGGCACAGAGGTGGAAGTAGAGTCACTGGAAGCTATAAATCTACTCAAGAAGTTTGGAATTCAGTGTGAAATTGACAATAAGTTGCACGTGCTACCACTGATGGCAGCATTGCATAATCTTCCTCAGTCAGTGGTTGCTAGGACAACAGAATCGGACATATTTGAGGGTTACGATAGAGACGTTTTCATGGAAACTGAAGAGCAGTATCAGGAGGAAGAAAAGGTTCAAAAGAGAATAGGATGGTTTTGA